In a single window of the Allobranchiibius huperziae genome:
- the dxr gene encoding 1-deoxy-D-xylulose-5-phosphate reductoisomerase encodes MSTDARPRTIALLGSTGSIGTQAVQIVRQHPEAFDVVAIAAGGRDLGLVARQAVELDAELVAVAAGAEADLRRMIDDVARSAGRPSYAPRIVVGSDAATQAAQCGADVVLNGITGSIGLRPTLAALRAGSTLALANKESLIVGGPIVKALAAPGQIVPVDSEHSAIAQCLKAGDHDEVRRLLVTASGGPFRGRPREELHDVTPQQALAHPNFSMGRVITTNSATLVNKGLEVIEAHLLFDIPLERIDVVVHPQQMIHSMVEFVDGSTIAQCGPPSMLVPIALGLGWPRHVPDAGPRIDWTTASSWDFEPLDDEAFPSVGLARQVGSAGATYPAVYNAANEECVDAFHDGRLRFTAIVDTVAKVVGDHQAQAGELTVEQVLQAEDWARGRAQELLAAQ; translated from the coding sequence GTGAGCACCGACGCCCGTCCCCGCACCATCGCCCTGCTCGGTTCGACCGGGTCGATCGGCACCCAGGCCGTCCAGATCGTGCGTCAGCACCCCGAGGCGTTCGATGTCGTCGCGATCGCGGCGGGCGGGCGGGATCTGGGGCTGGTAGCCCGCCAGGCGGTCGAGTTGGACGCCGAACTGGTCGCCGTAGCGGCCGGTGCCGAAGCAGATCTACGCCGGATGATCGACGACGTGGCGCGCTCGGCGGGTCGACCGTCGTACGCACCACGGATCGTGGTCGGGTCGGACGCGGCGACGCAGGCGGCGCAGTGCGGAGCCGACGTCGTCCTCAACGGCATCACCGGATCGATCGGACTGCGCCCTACGCTGGCGGCGCTGCGCGCGGGTTCGACGCTGGCTCTGGCCAACAAGGAGTCGCTCATCGTCGGCGGACCGATCGTGAAGGCCCTCGCCGCCCCAGGGCAGATCGTGCCGGTCGACAGCGAGCACAGCGCCATCGCGCAGTGCCTCAAAGCCGGCGACCACGACGAGGTACGCCGGCTGCTGGTCACGGCGAGCGGCGGACCGTTCCGTGGTCGGCCGCGAGAGGAGCTGCACGACGTCACCCCGCAGCAGGCGCTCGCGCACCCCAACTTCTCGATGGGCCGGGTGATCACCACCAACTCCGCGACCCTGGTCAACAAGGGTCTGGAGGTCATCGAGGCCCACCTGCTCTTCGACATCCCGCTGGAGCGGATCGACGTGGTCGTGCACCCGCAGCAGATGATCCACTCCATGGTCGAGTTCGTCGACGGCTCCACCATCGCCCAATGCGGGCCGCCGAGCATGCTGGTGCCGATCGCGCTCGGCCTCGGGTGGCCGCGTCACGTGCCGGACGCCGGGCCCCGCATCGACTGGACCACGGCCTCCAGCTGGGACTTCGAACCGCTGGACGACGAGGCGTTCCCCTCCGTCGGGCTCGCGCGGCAGGTCGGTTCGGCCGGAGCGACGTACCCCGCCGTCTACAACGCCGCCAACGAGGAGTGCGTCGACGCCTTCCACGACGGGCGACTGCGCTTCACGGCCATCGTCGACACGGTGGCGAAGGTGGTCGGCGACCATCAGGCGCAGGCGGGGGAGTTGACCGTCGAGCAGGTGCTGCAGGCCGAGGACTGGGCGCGCGGCCGCGCACAGGAACTTCTCGCGGCGCAGTGA
- a CDS encoding GNAT family N-acetyltransferase has protein sequence MLRTSSPARTLGSSDYDAALALCRQDAMGNVFVGARLVEGGPAFASSLLGLGGAELTAMCWVSANVVPISCNDAALDVFAAKLRRYRRRCSSIFGEAEQVLGLWERLEPMWGTARSIRPEQPMMAVTTSPRAVGRPMDPRVRLAREDELDLVMPASAHMFTAEIGYPPYVGSDQDYRRMVRGLIRAGHTYVISEGGRIIFKADVGSLAFGVAQIQGVWVAPQARGHGIAEPAMNAVVQHVQDHLAPDVTLYVNSYNEPALRTYQATGFEEIETFATVIL, from the coding sequence GTGTTGCGTACCTCCAGTCCCGCGCGGACCCTCGGGTCGAGCGATTACGACGCCGCGCTCGCGCTGTGTCGTCAGGACGCGATGGGCAACGTCTTCGTGGGTGCGCGCCTGGTGGAGGGCGGTCCGGCGTTCGCCAGCTCGCTGCTCGGCCTGGGAGGCGCGGAGCTGACTGCGATGTGCTGGGTCTCGGCCAACGTCGTGCCCATCTCGTGCAACGACGCCGCACTCGACGTCTTCGCCGCGAAGCTGCGCCGCTACCGGCGCCGGTGCTCCTCGATCTTCGGCGAGGCGGAGCAGGTGCTCGGCCTGTGGGAGCGGCTCGAGCCGATGTGGGGCACCGCGCGATCCATCAGGCCGGAGCAGCCGATGATGGCGGTGACGACGTCGCCGCGCGCGGTCGGACGGCCGATGGACCCGCGGGTACGGCTCGCGCGGGAGGACGAGCTGGACCTGGTGATGCCCGCCTCGGCGCACATGTTCACCGCCGAGATCGGCTACCCGCCGTACGTGGGATCGGACCAGGACTACCGGCGGATGGTGCGCGGACTGATCCGCGCCGGCCATACCTACGTGATCAGCGAGGGCGGCCGCATCATCTTCAAGGCCGACGTCGGGTCGCTGGCCTTCGGCGTCGCGCAGATCCAGGGGGTGTGGGTCGCGCCGCAGGCCCGCGGGCACGGCATCGCCGAGCCGGCCATGAACGCCGTCGTGCAGCACGTCCAGGATCACCTCGCCCCCGACGTCACCCTCTACGTCAACTCCTACAACGAGCCGGCGCTGCGCACCTACCAGGCCACCGGTTTCGAGGAGATCGAGACCTTCGCCACCGTCATCCTCTGA
- a CDS encoding DUF402 domain-containing protein codes for MPDETPTVPGTPVLVNFRKWDGREHWQEPTTYLGTDEHGVWLGMRRGTTFHRPGYEVVSQADSVKLASHGGWFATFNGPGHQIQTYVDITTIGDWSRSADGFVFTLVDLDLDIVREHDGRVFIDDEDEFADHQKLFGYPDDVIQAAERDCAYVFDAVGARAEPFSGRPDDWMTQLLADV; via the coding sequence ATGCCCGACGAGACTCCGACCGTGCCCGGCACGCCCGTCCTCGTGAATTTCCGCAAGTGGGACGGGCGCGAGCACTGGCAGGAGCCGACGACCTATCTCGGCACAGACGAGCACGGAGTGTGGCTCGGCATGCGACGCGGTACGACGTTCCACCGCCCCGGGTACGAGGTGGTCTCCCAGGCCGACTCGGTGAAGCTGGCGTCGCACGGCGGCTGGTTCGCGACGTTCAACGGACCCGGCCACCAGATCCAAACCTACGTCGACATCACCACCATCGGCGACTGGTCCCGGTCCGCCGACGGTTTCGTCTTCACCCTCGTCGACCTCGACCTCGACATCGTGCGGGAGCACGACGGCCGGGTCTTCATCGACGACGAGGACGAGTTCGCCGATCATCAGAAGCTGTTCGGGTACCCGGACGACGTGATTCAGGCGGCCGAACGCGACTGCGCCTACGTCTTCGACGCGGTCGGTGCCCGCGCGGAACCCTTCTCGGGGCGCCCCGACGACTGGATGACTCAGCTGCTCGCCGACGTCTGA
- the ispG gene encoding flavodoxin-dependent (E)-4-hydroxy-3-methylbut-2-enyl-diphosphate synthase, with product MTVSLGMPSAPAPVLAPRRPTRKIKVGKVFVGGDAPISVQSMCTTPTTDINATLQQIAELTASGCDIVRVACPSQDDADALPAIARKSQIPVIADIHFQPKYVFAAIDAGCAAVRVNPGNIRKFDDQVKQIAQAAKDAGVSIRIGVNAGSLDKRIMDKYGKATPEALVESAVWEASLFEEHGFHDFKISVKHNDPVIMVAAYEMLSERGDWPLHLGVTEAGPAFQGTIKSATAFGALLSKGIGDTIRVSLSAPPVEEVKVGNQILQSLNLKPRKLEIVSCPSCGRAQVDVYKLADEVTAGLEGLTVPLRVAVMGCVVNGPGEAREADLGVASGNGKGQIFVKGEVVRTVPESQIVETLIDEAMRIAEEMGEPVDGEGGAPSVTIS from the coding sequence ATGACCGTCTCGCTCGGTATGCCGTCCGCCCCCGCACCCGTCCTGGCACCGCGCCGCCCCACCCGCAAGATCAAGGTGGGCAAGGTGTTCGTCGGCGGTGACGCGCCGATCTCCGTGCAGTCCATGTGTACGACCCCGACCACCGACATCAACGCCACGCTGCAGCAGATCGCCGAGCTGACCGCGTCCGGGTGCGACATCGTGCGCGTCGCCTGCCCCAGCCAGGACGACGCCGACGCGCTGCCCGCGATCGCCCGCAAGAGCCAGATCCCGGTCATCGCGGACATCCACTTCCAGCCCAAGTACGTCTTCGCGGCGATCGACGCAGGCTGCGCGGCGGTCCGGGTCAACCCGGGCAACATCCGCAAGTTCGACGACCAGGTCAAGCAGATCGCCCAGGCCGCCAAGGACGCCGGCGTCTCGATCCGGATCGGCGTGAACGCCGGGTCGCTCGACAAGCGGATCATGGACAAGTACGGCAAGGCCACGCCCGAGGCGCTGGTCGAGTCGGCCGTCTGGGAGGCCTCGCTCTTCGAGGAGCACGGCTTCCACGACTTCAAGATCTCGGTCAAGCACAACGACCCGGTGATCATGGTGGCCGCGTACGAGATGCTCTCCGAGCGCGGCGACTGGCCGCTGCACCTGGGCGTGACCGAGGCCGGACCGGCGTTCCAGGGCACCATCAAGTCCGCGACCGCGTTCGGTGCGCTGCTGTCCAAGGGCATCGGCGACACGATCCGGGTCTCCCTGTCGGCGCCGCCGGTCGAGGAGGTCAAGGTCGGCAACCAGATCCTGCAGTCGCTCAACCTCAAGCCGCGCAAGCTGGAGATCGTGTCCTGCCCGTCCTGCGGGCGCGCTCAGGTCGACGTCTACAAGCTCGCGGACGAGGTCACTGCGGGTCTCGAGGGCCTGACGGTGCCGCTGCGGGTGGCTGTCATGGGCTGCGTCGTCAATGGCCCGGGGGAGGCCCGCGAGGCCGACCTGGGTGTCGCGTCCGGCAACGGCAAGGGCCAGATCTTCGTCAAGGGCGAGGTCGTGCGGACGGTCCCGGAGAGCCAGATCGTCGAGACCCTGATCGACGAGGCCATGCGCATCGCCGAGGAGATGGGCGAGCCGGTCGACGGCGAGGGCGGCGCCCCGAGCGTCACGATCAGCTGA
- a CDS encoding M50 family metallopeptidase has protein sequence MFLLGVVLMVIGVAISIALHELGHMVPAKKFGVKVTQYMIGFGPTVFSRRRGETEYGVKAIPLGGYIRMVGMFPPAPGEDPNRVRASSTGRWSQLVDQARDAAFEEIEPHEAHRVFYKLPTHRKVIIMFGGPFMNLVIAAVLLIIIACGIGLPTQVTADVGSVMPCLASSSGSAPKTCPTPSPAAAAGLRTGDRIESVDGVKVSTTTGATKVIRAHPQQQIPIVVLRDGVRRTLHITPALRTLPKTDAQGNPVLNWSGRTETIRGGLIGAGIGGTSVVRRQPLTDAPSIVGDGVRQTASVFVKIPQKMVGVFNAAFGSGQRDPNGPMSVVGVGRVAGDVTESHQVSIVDKVELLLGLLASLNLALFVFNLVPLLPLDGGHIAGALWEAVKRPIARARGLKGPIYVDVAKALPVAYGVSMVLLVMFGLLFYADIVNPVKLN, from the coding sequence ATGTTCCTGCTCGGTGTCGTGCTGATGGTGATCGGCGTCGCCATCTCGATCGCGCTGCACGAACTCGGCCACATGGTGCCCGCCAAGAAATTCGGCGTGAAGGTCACCCAGTACATGATCGGTTTCGGGCCGACCGTGTTCTCCCGTCGCCGCGGTGAGACCGAGTACGGCGTGAAGGCGATCCCCCTCGGCGGCTACATCCGGATGGTCGGCATGTTCCCGCCCGCGCCGGGCGAGGACCCCAACCGGGTACGCGCGTCCTCGACCGGCCGCTGGAGCCAGCTGGTCGACCAGGCCCGCGACGCGGCGTTCGAGGAGATCGAGCCGCACGAGGCTCATCGGGTCTTCTACAAGCTGCCGACCCACCGCAAGGTCATCATCATGTTCGGTGGCCCGTTCATGAACCTGGTCATCGCCGCGGTGCTGCTGATCATCATCGCCTGCGGCATCGGCCTGCCCACCCAGGTCACGGCCGACGTCGGCTCGGTGATGCCGTGCCTGGCCAGCAGCTCCGGCAGCGCCCCGAAGACCTGCCCCACCCCTTCGCCAGCGGCCGCAGCCGGCCTGCGGACCGGTGACCGCATCGAGTCCGTCGACGGCGTCAAGGTGAGCACTACGACGGGCGCGACGAAGGTCATCCGGGCTCACCCGCAGCAGCAGATCCCGATCGTCGTCCTGCGCGACGGCGTCCGCCGCACCCTGCACATCACGCCCGCGCTGCGGACCCTGCCCAAGACCGACGCTCAGGGCAACCCGGTCCTCAACTGGTCCGGGCGCACCGAGACCATCCGCGGCGGCCTGATCGGCGCGGGCATCGGCGGCACGAGCGTCGTACGTCGTCAGCCGCTCACCGACGCGCCCTCCATCGTCGGCGACGGGGTGCGGCAGACCGCATCGGTCTTCGTGAAGATCCCGCAGAAGATGGTCGGGGTCTTCAATGCGGCGTTCGGAAGCGGCCAGCGCGACCCGAACGGCCCGATGTCCGTGGTGGGCGTGGGCCGCGTCGCCGGTGACGTCACGGAGAGCCACCAGGTCTCGATCGTGGACAAGGTGGAGCTGCTGCTCGGACTCCTGGCATCCCTCAACCTGGCCCTCTTCGTCTTCAACCTCGTCCCGCTGCTGCCGCTCGACGGCGGTCACATCGCCGGTGCGCTGTGGGAGGCCGTCAAACGCCCGATCGCGCGGGCCCGCGGTCTCAAGGGTCCGATCTACGTCGACGTCGCCAAGGCGCTGCCGGTCGCGTACGGCGTCTCGATGGTGCTGCTCGTGATGTTCGGGCTGCTCTTCTATGCCGACATCGTCAACCCCGTCAAACTCAACTGA